A genomic stretch from Oncorhynchus tshawytscha isolate Ot180627B linkage group LG07, Otsh_v2.0, whole genome shotgun sequence includes:
- the LOC112255476 gene encoding transcription factor HES-5-like, whose product MAPTITSEMIHSKEHLSLTNKLRKPVVEKLFRDRINNSLEQLKSLLGPEILNHQSDSKMEKAGILAMTVCFLRRQKQYQSVSSSSC is encoded by the exons ATGGCACCTACAATCACTTCAGAAATGATCCACTCTAAGGAGCATCTGAGTCTGACCAATAAG CTAAGAAAGCCAGTGGTGGAGAAGTTATTCAGAGATCGTATCAACAACAGCCTTGAGCAGCTCAAGTCTCTCCTGGGTCCAGAGATCCTCAACCATCAGTCTGACTCCAAGATGGAGAAAGCAGGCATCTTGGCGATGACAGTTTGCTTCCTGAGACGACAGAAACAGTACCAGTCAGTGAGCTCCTCCTCATGCTAA